In Devosia litorisediminis, one genomic interval encodes:
- a CDS encoding nucleoside hydrolase, translating to MSRKIIIDTDPGQDDAVAILLTLASPEELDVLGIVAVAGNVGLHHNANNARKIVALAGRTDIPVYAGCSRPIRRALVTAEHVHGVTGLDGPDLPEPTVPLQEQHGVDYIIDTLMAAEPGTITLCTLGPLTNIAMALIKQPAIAERIAEIVMMGGAYFEVGNITPAAEFNIYVDPEAADIVLRCGAPITMLPLDVTHQIQSTPDRLAAMLAIGNDSAKAAHAMLTFSETFDLAKYGWTGAPLHDPTVIAWLLCPELFSGRQCNVEIEVASELTMGMTVVDYWHVTHRDRNVNFIRNGDADGFYALLFDRLARLP from the coding sequence CTCGGTATTGTCGCCGTCGCGGGCAATGTGGGGCTGCACCACAATGCCAACAACGCGCGCAAGATTGTTGCGCTCGCCGGTCGCACCGATATTCCGGTCTACGCTGGCTGCTCCCGCCCAATTCGGCGCGCACTCGTGACCGCAGAGCATGTCCATGGAGTTACTGGCCTCGACGGCCCCGACTTGCCCGAACCCACCGTGCCGCTGCAGGAGCAGCACGGGGTGGACTACATAATCGACACCCTGATGGCTGCTGAACCGGGAACCATTACCCTGTGCACGCTTGGGCCACTCACCAATATTGCAATGGCCCTGATAAAGCAGCCCGCGATTGCCGAGCGCATCGCCGAGATCGTCATGATGGGTGGCGCCTACTTCGAGGTTGGCAACATCACCCCAGCCGCCGAATTCAACATCTATGTCGACCCGGAAGCCGCGGACATTGTGCTGCGTTGCGGCGCGCCCATTACCATGCTGCCCCTCGACGTCACTCACCAGATCCAGTCAACGCCAGATCGGCTGGCCGCTATGCTCGCCATCGGAAACGACAGCGCCAAGGCGGCCCACGCTATGCTCACTTTCTCGGAGACTTTCGATCTGGCCAAATATGGCTGGACGGGCGCGCCCTTGCATGACCCTACGGTCATTGCCTGGCTGCTTTGCCCGGAACTGTTTTCCGGCCGCCAATGCAATGTCGAGATCGAGGTCGCCAGCGAACTGACCATGGGTATGACCGTTGTCGACTATTGGCATGTCACCCACCGTGACAGGAATGTGAACTTTATCCGCAACGGCGACGCCGATGGCTTTTATGCGCTTCTGTTCGACCGGCTTGCACGGCTGCCTTGA